ACATGCTCTCGTTTGATAAGGAGTAGAAAAATTCCTTGAGCATCGGCTCATCGCTGATCTTGACAGGCCTGATCAACAGCGGCAATCCGGCCCGTGTGATCTTTCGGACCTCCAGGTCCTCCGGATACTCTCCCTTGATGCCAGGGATGAAGGCCTGATCTGGATAGATGAGATGCAGCTTCTTTGCCTCTTCAATCAGCCAGTGCCGAAAACCCGGATGAGCGATTGAGATGAGGTCCATAGCCCTCTCTCGAATGCTCTTGCCATGAAGGTAGGCTATGACGTACTCAGTGACAACGTAGTGAATGTCGCCTCGCGTGAGTATGACTCCTGCCCCCTCACTCAGGAATGGCACAATTCGAGAGACCATCGGCCCGCGAGATGATGCACCTCCAGATCCGTCCTGCTCTGCGCTCTGTGCAGTGGACGGAAGGGCGAGAATGGTTTTGCCATCCTGGGCCAGGGCCGCACCCCTCATGAAGTCAGCCTGGCCGCCGATGCCGCTGTAAAAGCTATGTCCGAGAGACTCCGATGTAGCCTGACCTGTGAGATCAACCTCCAGAGCACTGTTGATGGCAGTCATCTTATGGTTCTTTGCTATGATCAGAGGATTATTTGTGTAGTCGATGCTTTTGAACTCTACCGACTTGTTCCCGCTCAGAAAATCAAATGTCTTTTTGCTGCCCATGCAAAATGTGGCTATGCTTTTGCCAGGATGAAGGCTCTTGTGGCTGTTGTCCACCACGCCGTCCTCCATCAGCCTGGCGATGCCATCCCCGAAAAGCTCAGTATGCACTCCCAGATGCCTCTTCTCTGAGAGGCTTGAGACAATGGCATTTGGAATGCTGCCATATCCCACCTGAATGGTTGATCCATCTTCCACAATGCGGGATACATATGTTCCAATCTTTCTGGCTACCTCTCCGG
The genomic region above belongs to Candidatus Omnitrophota bacterium and contains:
- a CDS encoding acetyl-CoA hydrolase/transferase C-terminal domain-containing protein; amino-acid sequence: MKENTAASMGETKKRWPGKFRDQERFIFGNIRPGDRIFVGTGCGEPQHLVRSLLEFAKNQPKAFMDAELINIVTLGVAPYTDEKFKDNFRLNSFFIGESTRKAVNRAEADYTPIFLSALPGLIRSGRIPLDVALIQTTLPDIDGNMNLGVSVDIVRAVVEKAGIVIVQPNSFMPAVDGDGWICMDDVDYIVARDEPLLEYIENAPGEVARKIGTYVSRIVEDGSTIQVGYGSIPNAIVSSLSEKRHLGVHTELFGDGIARLMEDGVVDNSHKSLHPGKSIATFCMGSKKTFDFLSGNKSVEFKSIDYTNNPLIIAKNHKMTAINSALEVDLTGQATSESLGHSFYSGIGGQADFMRGAALAQDGKTILALPSTAQSAEQDGSGGASSRGPMVSRIVPFLSEGAGVILTRGDIHYVVTEYVIAYLHGKSIRERAMDLISIAHPGFRHWLIEEAKKLHLIYPDQAFIPGIKGEYPEDLEVRKITRAGLPLLIRPVKISDEPMLKEFFYSLSNESM